One window of the Candidatus Omnitrophota bacterium genome contains the following:
- the cobT gene encoding nicotinate-nucleotide--dimethylbenzimidazole phosphoribosyltransferase, producing the protein MEKIKKIVDRISELDADCMNKTQERLNNLTKPLGSLGRLEEIARLIAGITGKNTSKLRHKVIFTLAADHGITEEGVSAYPKEVTAQMVYNFINGGAGINVLARHVGARVIVVDMGVAEKLTTHDSRLANFKDRKIAFGTKNFLKGRAMTRDEAIKSVETGIEIFEEEKAGGADIIGIGEMGIGNTTAASAISACLTRRGAKDVTGRGTGIGDEALGKKIDVIEKALKINKPDPNDPLDVLSKVGGFEIGGLVGIVLASASHRTPVVMDGFISTAAALIAYTIEPKIKGYLIASHSSVEKGHRVILDYMGLKPILNLDLRLGEGTGAALGISIVEASVRILNEMATFKSANVSERSK; encoded by the coding sequence GTGGAAAAAATAAAGAAAATCGTGGATAGGATTTCAGAACTCGACGCCGACTGTATGAATAAAACGCAGGAGCGGCTCAATAATCTTACAAAGCCTCTGGGTAGTCTGGGCAGGCTCGAAGAGATCGCAAGGCTTATTGCAGGTATAACCGGAAAAAATACTTCGAAACTGAGACATAAGGTCATATTCACGCTCGCAGCTGATCACGGCATCACAGAGGAAGGTGTTAGCGCGTACCCTAAGGAAGTAACCGCCCAAATGGTCTACAATTTCATAAATGGCGGAGCGGGAATAAATGTCCTTGCCCGTCATGTCGGCGCAAGGGTCATAGTAGTAGATATGGGAGTTGCGGAAAAACTCACGACTCATGACTCGCGGCTTGCTAACTTTAAAGATAGAAAGATCGCTTTCGGAACGAAAAATTTTCTAAAAGGCCGGGCAATGACAAGGGACGAGGCAATAAAATCGGTCGAAACCGGCATAGAGATTTTTGAGGAAGAGAAAGCCGGCGGAGCGGATATTATAGGTATAGGCGAGATGGGGATAGGAAATACCACTGCCGCGAGCGCTATAAGCGCCTGTCTTACCCGGAGAGGCGCCAAAGACGTTACCGGCAGAGGCACCGGTATAGGCGATGAAGCTTTAGGGAAAAAGATCGATGTGATAGAAAAAGCCCTCAAAATCAATAAGCCCGATCCCAATGATCCGCTGGACGTGCTTTCAAAAGTGGGCGGTTTTGAGATAGGAGGGCTAGTGGGAATAGTTTTGGCTTCCGCTTCGCATCGAACGCCGGTTGTTATGGACGGCTTTATATCTACTGCGGCGGCGCTTATTGCGTATACCATAGAGCCGAAAATAAAAGGATACTTAATCGCAAGCCACTCTTCAGTCGAAAAAGGCCACAGGGTTATCCTGGATTATATGGGGCTCAAGCCGATTCTTAATCTGGATCTGCGACTGGGTGAAGGAACAGGCGCGGCATTGGGAATCAGCATAGTAGAG